Within Dysgonomonas sp. HDW5A, the genomic segment ATGCATGAACAATTCTCTTTCTTGCTTGTTTATAAAACCAAATAATTGATGTGCATCTTCACGAATTGACTCGTAAATAAATAATTTTGCATTCGCCTTATTCTCCAATGCCGAATAGGTGTTCAGAGAGATACTGATAAAGTATCCAATTCCATTAACATCCAGAGTTGCTGAAGCAGGTGTTAACTCTGCTATGTCTCCTTTTATATAATCAATCATAATTATAGTGCAGTAATTTGAAGTTTCTATCTAAATAGGTCTCAGACCTCCTTGTTTATTTAACTAGTAATATAACAACAATAGAGAGTTATGATTTTAAACGTATCATTACCTATTTTCTGTAATTTATTTAATCCATTAACATAGTCTAAATGCCGATTATCCTCTACTGCTTCAAGGCAGTCGGGACTATCCCTAGTTATGCAAAAGTAACTTTATTATTGTTTATTTTCAAGTATCGCCTTAGTTAATACAGACATTAATTTGCACTTACGAAGAAAAAAGAAGAACTTTGTTTACAAATTGAATCATTATTAACAAAAGATTTACTAACTTGATAGTATACATGTATGAGAAAAACCTTTATTTTAATTTTATTTATAGCAATTATGACAGCTAATATTAATTCTCAAAATCCTTTCTTTTCGACATATAAGACACCTCATGGAACGACTCCTTTTGACAAAATCAAAAACGAGCACTATGAGCCTGCATTTGAAAAAGGGATAAAAGAACAAGAGGTTGAGATCGACCAAATTGTTAATAATCCCGATCTTCCAACATTTGCAAATACAATTGAGGCTTATGAGAAATCAGGCGAACTATTGTCTAATGTAGGTTCGGTATTCTTCAATCTTCTGAGCTCTGAGAGTAATGACGAAATGATGGAGATTTCGCAAAGATTATCCCCTAAGTTATCGGAACATAGTAACAATATCGGCTTAAATGAGAATCTTTTTGCTCGTGTTAAGGCTGTATATGATAAACGTAATGATTCGGGGTTAACACCTGAACAAATACGTTTAACAGAAAAAATCTATGAGGGATTCGAAAATAAAGGGGTTACCCTTTCGGCTCAGGACAAAGAAACCTACAGAGCACTATCTACTGAACTTAGTAAAGTAACTTTAGATTTCGGTCAGAATGCTTTAAAGGAAAGTAACAAATACGAAATGGTACTGACCGATGAGGCAGATTTAGCCGGATTACCTCAAAGTGTGCGTGATGCTGCTAAAGCCAAAGCAAAGCAAAAAGGCAAAGAAGGATGGGTATTTGATCTTTCGGGACCAAGCTATATCGCTTTTATGAAATATTCGGATCGCCGTGACCTACGCGAAAAACTATATCTTGCATATACTACAAAATGTGTAGCTGGTGGTGAATTTGATAATCAGGAAAATGTTAGAAAAATAGCAAACCTTCGTCTTCAAATAGCTCAACTTCTTGGATACCCTGATTATGCGACTTTCACGCTGCGAAATAAGATGGCGAAAAACGAGAAAGGTGTATTCAATCTTTTGGATAATCTATATGATGCTTTTGCTGAGAGAGCTAAAGAAGATGTTGCAGACGTTCAGAATTATGCTTCGAAATTCGAAGGCAAGCAGGTAGACCTTCAACCTTGGGATTGGGCTTATTATTCTGAAAAGCTACAAACCGAAAAGTATGATTTGAATGACGAGATGGTACGTCCATACTTCGAATTGGAAAATGTAAAGAAAGGTGTTTTCGGCTTGGCTACCGATTTGTATGGTGTTACTTTCAAAAAGAATACAGATATACCGGTATACAATCCCGAAGTAGAGGCTTTTGAAGTATTTGATGCTAACGGAAATTACATTGCTGTATTATATACAGACTTCCATCCTCGTGAAAGTAAACGTCAAGGTGCGTGGATGACCGAATACAAAGGTCAGTATAAACGTGATGGTAAAGATTCTCGTCCTCATGTATCATTGGTAATGAACTTTACCCGTCCTACCGAAACAGATCCTGCTCTATTGACTTTTGACGAGGTAGAGACTTTCTTACACGAGTTTGGACACGGCTTGCATGGTATGCTTACCGAGTGTACTTATGAAACTCTGTCAGGTACTAACGTAGCTCGTGACTTTGTTGAGTTACCTTCTCAGGTAATGGAGAACTGGTTGACAGAGAAAGAATACCTGGATAGATTTGCGGTGCATTACAAAACAGGAGAACCTATTCCTGCCGAATTAGTAAATAAACTGATCGATGCTTCTAATTTCAATGCAGGATATATGTGTTACCGCCAGTTATCGTTTGGTTATCTGGATATGGCTTGGCACACTTTAAAAAATCCGTATACTGGTGATGTTAAAGATTTCGAAAAGAATGCAATGCTAAAGACGGCTCTTCTTCCTGTTGCTGACGGAACTAATATGTCGACCTCATTCGGACATATTTTCTCGGGAGGTTATGCTGCAGGATATTACAGCTACAAATGGTCGGAAGTGTTAGACGCTGATGCTTTTGCGGCTTTCAAAGAGAATGGAATTTTCAATAAAGAAACAGCGGAAGCTTTCAGAAAGAATGTACTTGAGAAAGGAAATACTGAAGATCCGATGGAATTATACGTTAAATTCAGAGGTCAGGAACCAACTATCGATGCATTATTGGAAAGAAGCGGGGTAAAAAAGAAAGCTACTCCTACAAATCCAAGCAATGTGGCAAAAGATGTTGATAAAAAGAGAAAGAAATAAATATTGGCAATTTCATATACGAAAAAAGGAGAATAGCTATCAAACTATTCTCCTTTTTTATGTTTCATTTGTTTCTATTTCAATCGGTACTTCTTTTCCTTATACAGATCGTCTGCTGCAATAACATGCCCTAATGCATCTTTTGCCAGTTCTGTATCTAATTCAACAGGAACAAGAGTTGTATCATTTTTAACCTCAAATTGCAGAGGCTGCTTATTGGGTTGCATAATAACCACTTGATTTTCTACTCTGAAAGCATTAATATCATGGAATTGCATGATTGCACGCCCCGGAATACTATCGGCAAGTTGAAGTATATTACGTCCCGGCATAGGAGTTTCGACTTTCATTCCGACAAAGGATAATAAAGTAGGTGCGATATCTATCTGACTTGATAACTTATCATATTTTACACCTTGTGGAACATTCGGTCCAACTATCAGAGCCGGAATACGGAATTTATTGATAGGAACTAAATTCTTTCCATAGGTGCGAGTATTATGGTCGGCAATTACAACGAATATGGTATTCTTGAAATAATCTTCTTTTTTTGCCAGTTCAAAGAATTTACCTATCGAGAAATCGGCGTATTTGATCGCATTATGAACCGTATTTTTGGGTTGTTCATAGAGTTCTATGCGTCCGTCGGGAAATTCAAACGGATCATGATTTGAACTCGAAAACATAAATGAAAAGAATGGCTTATCGCCCATGCTCTTGAAATATTCGTTTGCTTTTGTCACCAAGTCTTCATCCGAATATCCCCATGTGCCTTTGAAAGCATAGGTGTTTCCATCTTTATCAAATACCGACTCATCGATAATATTATCAAAACCATTCCCATTAAAGAATGATGCCATATTATCAAAATTAGCCATACCTCCATAGATAAAACTGGTATTATATCCGGCTTGTTTCAACAAAGCACCAAGTGTGAAAAAATCGGTTTGAGCTCCACTCAATTTGACTACACTTTCTGATGGTGAGGGCAAAAATCCGGTAGCCACAGCCTCTATCCCTCGTACACTTCGAGTACCGGTACTATAAAGCCGACTAAATAACAAACCTTCTTTCGCCAGTTTATCCAGCTCGGGAGTAAGGGGCATTCCTCCTAAAGAACCTACAAACTCAGCTCCCAGACTTTCCTGTAAAAATATCACCAGATTATAAGGTCTGCTCATTAAGGTATCAGGCATCTGTATATGCGTCAACGGTAAATTGGGATCTGTGAAATTATCCTCCGAAACATTCATATATTTCTTCACACGAAGAATAGCTTCTTCTGGGTCCATTTTTCCGTACATTTTACTGGCGTCCACTTCATTTTTCAGCCCATAAGCTGCATAAAAGAGTGTATATGTAGAATTTAATGCCAGACAATTGGTCAGCTGATCATTCGAAAACATTGCACTACTCGGGTTTACCGGTCTTTTGCTGGTTAGACTACCTCTGGCTCCCCAAAATAGAAAGAAACCTAGCAGAGGGAACAAAAGTAATCTGTACTTATAATCTGTCGGGCGAACCTGAAATAGTTTCGCTCCTTTTTTGAAGCCGAAATAAAGGGCTACTCCCGATAAAGCGAGAACAACAATAACAGTCCAGACACGTCCTTTAAGTAACATATTGGCTACCTCTTTGGGATATATCAGATATTCGAGGAATAATTTATTGGGACGTGTATCATATTGATCTATAAAGTCGGGGCTTACGATCTCCATAAAGAAGATAAGGAACAGAAATGTAATAAAATAAATGGTCAGAAACCGGCTGGTATACTTTGCTACTTTATCGGGTAAAAAGGATAAAAGCACGGCAGGGATAAATGATAGATAGCATATAAGAATCAAATCAATTCTCAATCCAATAGGAAATATTTCCCAATAGTTATCTACTGATATTACACGGTCTTTATACATCATGAATAGCACAAAACGGCTGATTGTGGTAATCAGCAGAGCTATAAATGCAAAGTTTAGCAGAGGTTTTAAGAATTGTAGTTTCTTCATATTATTAGTGCATTATTTATTCTTTATTTTTAGTGTCAGGTCTCAGACCTTATTATTTCCATTGGGCAGATAAAAAGCAAGATATTGTTATCGATAAATGCCAGTGTGAATATTTTACAGGACTTATAAGTAAAGGGAATACCTGTTGAGATACTCCCTTAATTATATTATAGTAATATATAGTTGACTTTCTTACAACGCATTTTCCTTGATAAGGTATTCTGCAATTTGAACAGCATTTAAAGCTGCTCCTTTTTTTATCTGATCGCTTACCGACCAGAATGACAGCCCGTTCGGATTGGTTAGATCTTTACGGATACGGCCTACATATACCGGATCTTGCCCTGCAACATGAAGCGGCATAGGATATACATTTTTATCGGGGTTATCCTGAAGAACAATACCGTCACCTTCGCTGAAAGCTTTGCGTGCTTCGTCTATAGAAATAGGGTTCTCTGTTTCGACCCAAGTAGCTTCTGAATGGGCACGTATAACAGGAACACGTACGCAAGTTGCACTGACCTCGATATCGGAATGCATAATCTTGCGGGTTTCGTTATACATTTTCATCTCTTCTTTTGTATAACCGTTCTCAGTGAAAATATCGACCTGAGGTATTACATTATATGCCAATTGAGCTACAAATTTCTCAACAACAACCGGCTCTTTATTTACAATTTGCTTAAACTGATTTACCAATTCTTCCATAGCGGTAGCTCCTGCTCCCGATGCCGCCTGATAGGTAGCCACATGTACTCGTTTGATCCGAGACAATTTCTCAATGGGCTTTAATGCAACCACTAGCTGAATTGTGGTACAGTTAGGGTTTGCAATTATATTACGAGGACGTACTTTTGCATCCTCACCATTCACTTCGGGTACAACCAATGGAACATCATTATCCATACGGAAGGCACTCGAATTGTCGATCATTACAGTGCCGTGTTTTGTGATTGTTGAGGCAAATTCAACAGAAGCACTTCCTCCTGCCGATACAAAAGCAATATCTATTCCCTTAAAATCGTCGTTATGCTTCAGTTCTTTCACCGTATACTGTTTACCCTTGAAGGTATATTCTTTTCCGGCACTACGACCCGAACCAAACAAGACTAATTCATCAAACGGGAAATTGCGTTCGTCAAGAACTCTTAAAAATTCTTGTCCGACAGCACCACTTACGCCAACAATAGCAATTTTCATTTTTGTAGAGAATTTGAATAAATAATATTTCTTTTATTTACAGTGCTTCTGTACCCACGAGGACATAGAAACCCAATATGCAAATATAGAAATTTTTATTCCTCTTAGTTATAAGTAACCTTAGATATTTATTTTTTTATATCAAGGACCTTTTCTCTGTTTAGTTTATAGTAGTATATTATGCTGCTAATAATTCGAGTTTTCAGTTAAAATAAACGTTCTATTTTTCACTACGCGTAATCAAAGATTACTTGTATTCCTTTTGCCCAAAGCCGCAAAAGGAATCAAAAAGGCTTTGTGCTGAGTGGCTCGTCTGTCTGACTTAAGCTTGCGGGCTAAACTAAACTTATTGCCTTTCGGCACGTTTAGTTTTACGCCTGCTTTGCTTGTCAGCCAACGGCTGTGCTAACGCCTGCAAATGGCTTTTGCCCGTCAGGCTTCTCGACCTTGCCGGTTGCACGGGGTACCCGCAGGATGAAGAAAGCGTTAAGAAACAAAAGGATATCAATAGTAAATGTTTTCTTTTGTTTTAGCTTTCGAGTCCGTAGCGGGTCGGGCAAAAAGGCACAGTCTTGATCTTTTGTTTCGTTTTGCATCAAGGCAAAATGAAAAACAAACCCAAAGGGTGCGTTAGTAAAAAACGTTTATATAGGCAAATCAATGACCTAACTGAAACATATCCGCTAAGATTTCATAGGAATGCAAGCGGTCTTCGAATCTTTCGGCATAAGTTACAAGCATTATTTCATCCACACCGTAATCTTCGGCT encodes:
- a CDS encoding M3 family metallopeptidase, giving the protein MTANINSQNPFFSTYKTPHGTTPFDKIKNEHYEPAFEKGIKEQEVEIDQIVNNPDLPTFANTIEAYEKSGELLSNVGSVFFNLLSSESNDEMMEISQRLSPKLSEHSNNIGLNENLFARVKAVYDKRNDSGLTPEQIRLTEKIYEGFENKGVTLSAQDKETYRALSTELSKVTLDFGQNALKESNKYEMVLTDEADLAGLPQSVRDAAKAKAKQKGKEGWVFDLSGPSYIAFMKYSDRRDLREKLYLAYTTKCVAGGEFDNQENVRKIANLRLQIAQLLGYPDYATFTLRNKMAKNEKGVFNLLDNLYDAFAERAKEDVADVQNYASKFEGKQVDLQPWDWAYYSEKLQTEKYDLNDEMVRPYFELENVKKGVFGLATDLYGVTFKKNTDIPVYNPEVEAFEVFDANGNYIAVLYTDFHPRESKRQGAWMTEYKGQYKRDGKDSRPHVSLVMNFTRPTETDPALLTFDEVETFLHEFGHGLHGMLTECTYETLSGTNVARDFVELPSQVMENWLTEKEYLDRFAVHYKTGEPIPAELVNKLIDASNFNAGYMCYRQLSFGYLDMAWHTLKNPYTGDVKDFEKNAMLKTALLPVADGTNMSTSFGHIFSGGYAAGYYSYKWSEVLDADAFAAFKENGIFNKETAEAFRKNVLEKGNTEDPMELYVKFRGQEPTIDALLERSGVKKKATPTNPSNVAKDVDKKRKK
- a CDS encoding LTA synthase family protein, with amino-acid sequence MKKLQFLKPLLNFAFIALLITTISRFVLFMMYKDRVISVDNYWEIFPIGLRIDLILICYLSFIPAVLLSFLPDKVAKYTSRFLTIYFITFLFLIFFMEIVSPDFIDQYDTRPNKLFLEYLIYPKEVANMLLKGRVWTVIVVLALSGVALYFGFKKGAKLFQVRPTDYKYRLLLFPLLGFFLFWGARGSLTSKRPVNPSSAMFSNDQLTNCLALNSTYTLFYAAYGLKNEVDASKMYGKMDPEEAILRVKKYMNVSEDNFTDPNLPLTHIQMPDTLMSRPYNLVIFLQESLGAEFVGSLGGMPLTPELDKLAKEGLLFSRLYSTGTRSVRGIEAVATGFLPSPSESVVKLSGAQTDFFTLGALLKQAGYNTSFIYGGMANFDNMASFFNGNGFDNIIDESVFDKDGNTYAFKGTWGYSDEDLVTKANEYFKSMGDKPFFSFMFSSSNHDPFEFPDGRIELYEQPKNTVHNAIKYADFSIGKFFELAKKEDYFKNTIFVVIADHNTRTYGKNLVPINKFRIPALIVGPNVPQGVKYDKLSSQIDIAPTLLSFVGMKVETPMPGRNILQLADSIPGRAIMQFHDINAFRVENQVVIMQPNKQPLQFEVKNDTTLVPVELDTELAKDALGHVIAADDLYKEKKYRLK
- a CDS encoding aspartate-semialdehyde dehydrogenase; the encoded protein is MKIAIVGVSGAVGQEFLRVLDERNFPFDELVLFGSGRSAGKEYTFKGKQYTVKELKHNDDFKGIDIAFVSAGGSASVEFASTITKHGTVMIDNSSAFRMDNDVPLVVPEVNGEDAKVRPRNIIANPNCTTIQLVVALKPIEKLSRIKRVHVATYQAASGAGATAMEELVNQFKQIVNKEPVVVEKFVAQLAYNVIPQVDIFTENGYTKEEMKMYNETRKIMHSDIEVSATCVRVPVIRAHSEATWVETENPISIDEARKAFSEGDGIVLQDNPDKNVYPMPLHVAGQDPVYVGRIRKDLTNPNGLSFWSVSDQIKKGAALNAVQIAEYLIKENAL